A genomic region of Gammaproteobacteria bacterium contains the following coding sequences:
- the ybfE gene encoding LexA regulated protein, which translates to MAKASNDRITIDLFADQKSRGRPKTNPLSRKDQLLINKRNQIKRDKAKGLKRIELKVESELFNVLNHLAAEHNLSRSQIIESILMTQIRAMDIAIEPMSLSEIELAPAEQ; encoded by the coding sequence ATGGCAAAAGCATCTAACGACAGAATAACGATTGATCTATTCGCCGATCAAAAAAGCCGTGGCCGCCCAAAAACCAACCCTTTATCACGTAAAGATCAATTGCTAATTAATAAGCGCAATCAAATCAAACGCGATAAAGCTAAAGGGTTAAAACGGATTGAATTGAAAGTTGAATCAGAGTTATTTAATGTACTAAATCATTTGGCGGCGGAGCACAATTTAAGCCGTAGCCAAATCATTGAATCTATACTTATGACACAAATCAGAGCGATGGACATTGCCATCGAACCGATGTCACTGAGTGAAATTGAACTAGCACCCGCAGAACAATAG
- a CDS encoding DUF2788 domain-containing protein produces the protein MTPQEFQQLEAVGLNLFFAGVFFLIGMAIRDVLNTADVPFFGKVTVWAVLTFGCLGFVMKGVIQFFWTAT, from the coding sequence ATGACACCGCAAGAATTTCAGCAGCTAGAAGCAGTAGGTTTAAATCTATTTTTTGCTGGCGTGTTTTTTCTTATTGGTATGGCAATTCGTGATGTACTTAATACCGCGGATGTCCCCTTTTTCGGAAAAGTCACCGTGTGGGCCGTATTAACATTTGGTTGTCTTGGTTTTGTAATGAAAGGCGTGATCCAATTTTTTTGGACTGCAACCTAA
- the bioA gene encoding adenosylmethionine--8-amino-7-oxononanoate transaminase, translating into MTKADLQFDRDHIWHPYTSLLDPLPCYPVVSAQGVELTLNDGRQLIDGMSSWWAAIHGYNNARLNQAAKDQIDQMSHVMFGGITHPSAIALCRQLVAMTAPSLDRVFLADSGSVAVEVAIKMALQYWVAKGQQSKYRLLTVENGYHGDTFAAMSVCDPVNGMHELFSGVLTKQLFAAAPQSRFDGPWLESDLDSLIELFEAHHHTIAAMIIEPIVQGAGGMRIYHPNYLKAVRRLCDQYDVLLICDEIATGFGRTGKLFGYEHADITPDILCLGKAITGGYMTLAATLTSQAIGEEICRTKAGVFMHGPTFMANPLACAVAAESLTIINENNWQHQVAAIEQQLTSELAACLTLPSVVDVRVLGAIGVVELNCAVDMVAIQQYFVEQGVWIRPFGKLIYLMPPYIISQAQLSQLTRAVYGAITELP; encoded by the coding sequence ATCACTAAAGCCGATTTACAATTTGATCGTGATCACATCTGGCATCCCTACACTTCATTACTCGATCCACTGCCCTGTTATCCGGTCGTTAGCGCCCAAGGCGTCGAGCTGACCTTAAATGATGGACGTCAGTTAATTGATGGCATGAGCAGTTGGTGGGCCGCGATCCATGGTTATAACAATGCTCGGCTTAATCAGGCTGCCAAAGATCAAATCGATCAAATGTCCCATGTGATGTTCGGGGGTATTACTCACCCAAGCGCTATTGCTTTGTGCCGTCAATTAGTGGCGATGACCGCACCATCGTTAGATCGGGTTTTTCTGGCTGACTCAGGCTCGGTTGCGGTCGAAGTTGCCATAAAAATGGCGCTGCAGTACTGGGTTGCTAAAGGTCAGCAAAGCAAATATCGCTTATTGACCGTTGAAAATGGCTATCACGGTGATACGTTTGCCGCGATGTCGGTCTGCGATCCCGTTAACGGCATGCATGAATTATTTAGTGGCGTTTTAACCAAGCAGTTATTTGCCGCTGCGCCGCAAAGCCGATTTGACGGCCCGTGGTTAGAATCTGATCTCGATTCCTTAATCGAGTTATTTGAAGCACACCACCACACTATTGCAGCAATGATTATTGAACCGATAGTGCAAGGTGCCGGCGGCATGCGAATTTATCACCCGAATTATCTTAAAGCAGTTCGCCGGTTATGTGATCAATACGATGTGTTGCTCATTTGCGATGAAATAGCGACAGGCTTTGGCCGCACCGGAAAGTTATTTGGCTATGAGCACGCTGACATCACTCCGGATATTCTTTGTTTAGGCAAGGCGATTACTGGCGGTTATATGACATTGGCGGCAACCCTAACTAGCCAAGCCATTGGTGAAGAAATTTGTCGCACCAAGGCTGGTGTTTTCATGCATGGTCCGACCTTTATGGCTAATCCATTAGCCTGCGCGGTAGCCGCAGAGAGTCTTACCATCATTAATGAAAATAACTGGCAGCACCAAGTCGCTGCGATTGAGCAACAATTAACAAGTGAATTAGCAGCCTGTTTGACGCTACCTAGTGTTGTTGACGTTAGGGTATTAGGCGCGATTGGCGTCGTCGAATTAAACTGCGCGGTCGACATGGTGGCTATTCAGCAATATTTTGTCGAGCAAGGCGTGTGGATTAGACCCTTTGGCAAGCTCATTTATTTGATGCCGCCTTATATTATCAGCCAAGCCCAATTGAGCCAGCTAACGCGTGCAGTATATGGCGCGATAACTGAGCTACCGTAG
- a CDS encoding NAD-dependent malic enzyme: MPTKPAKKSPLYIPHAGHALLDTSLLNKGSAFSVDERKSFNLTGLLPPLIETIEEQVERSYCQYSAFNTALEKHIYLRRMQDMNETLYYRLINDHLEEMMPIIYTPTVGEACERFSDIYRCARGLFITYEQRDQIDDILHNAIKGNVKVIVVTDGERILGLGDQGMGGMGIPIGKLSLYTACGGISPAYTLPVMLDVGTNNEELINNPMYMGVRKPRINDEEYFEFVDMFIQAVKRRYPNVLLQFEDFAQPKAMPLLERYRDQLCCFNDDIQGTASVTVGSLMAACRSNSEKLSQQVVAFVGAGSAGCGIAEQIIKQMVSEGISEEQARRQVFMVDRFGLLTNGMEGLRDFQQRLSQPPQVIAQWNTAGEYASLLEVMLNAKPTILIGVSGQPGLFTEQVIKAMYQGCERPVIFPLSNPSKQVEATPQQLIEWTDGQALIATGSPFDPVEYKGKTYVTPQCNNSYIFPGLGLGIIACGAKRVTDEMLMATSLCLANASPLANTGEGSLLPPLTEIANLSKVMAFDVAKIAMAQGYALQISDEKLREKIKKNFWLPQYRDYRRVSI, translated from the coding sequence ATGCCAACAAAGCCCGCTAAAAAGTCACCTTTATATATCCCTCATGCAGGTCATGCATTACTAGACACCTCATTATTAAACAAAGGGAGCGCATTTAGTGTTGATGAACGAAAATCTTTTAACTTAACGGGTTTATTACCACCGTTAATTGAAACGATTGAAGAGCAGGTTGAACGTTCTTATTGCCAGTACAGTGCTTTTAATACTGCATTAGAGAAGCACATTTATTTACGTCGCATGCAAGATATGAACGAAACACTTTATTACCGTCTTATTAACGATCACCTCGAAGAAATGATGCCAATCATTTACACCCCAACGGTGGGCGAAGCTTGTGAGCGTTTCAGCGATATTTATCGTTGTGCTCGTGGTCTGTTTATTACTTATGAACAACGTGATCAAATTGACGATATTTTACATAATGCGATCAAAGGCAATGTAAAGGTAATCGTAGTAACCGACGGTGAACGTATTTTAGGTTTAGGCGATCAAGGCATGGGTGGCATGGGCATTCCGATTGGTAAGTTATCACTTTATACCGCTTGTGGTGGTATTAGTCCTGCTTATACGTTGCCAGTGATGTTAGATGTTGGCACCAACAATGAAGAATTGATCAATAACCCAATGTACATGGGCGTACGTAAGCCAAGAATTAATGACGAAGAATACTTTGAATTTGTCGACATGTTTATTCAAGCCGTAAAGCGTCGCTACCCTAACGTGTTATTACAATTTGAAGATTTTGCTCAGCCTAAGGCGATGCCGTTATTAGAACGTTACCGTGACCAGTTATGTTGTTTTAATGATGACATTCAAGGCACAGCATCGGTTACAGTGGGCTCGTTAATGGCAGCTTGTCGCTCGAACAGCGAGAAATTATCACAGCAAGTTGTTGCTTTTGTTGGTGCGGGCTCAGCAGGTTGTGGCATCGCCGAACAAATCATTAAGCAAATGGTGAGTGAAGGCATTAGTGAAGAGCAAGCACGCCGTCAAGTATTTATGGTTGATCGTTTTGGTTTGTTAACCAATGGCATGGAAGGCTTGCGTGATTTCCAGCAACGACTAAGTCAACCGCCGCAAGTTATTGCACAGTGGAATACTGCGGGCGAGTACGCGAGCTTGCTTGAGGTGATGTTAAACGCCAAACCAACTATTTTAATTGGTGTATCGGGTCAACCTGGTCTATTTACTGAACAAGTCATCAAAGCAATGTACCAAGGCTGCGAGCGACCAGTTATCTTCCCATTGAGCAATCCGTCAAAGCAAGTTGAGGCAACGCCACAGCAATTGATTGAGTGGACCGACGGTCAAGCGCTTATTGCGACTGGCAGCCCATTTGATCCTGTTGAATATAAGGGTAAAACCTATGTGACGCCGCAATGTAACAATAGCTATATTTTCCCTGGACTTGGTTTAGGTATTATCGCTTGTGGTGCTAAGCGCGTAACGGATGAAATGTTAATGGCAACCAGTTTATGTTTGGCTAATGCCTCTCCACTGGCCAATACTGGCGAAGGAAGTTTGTTACCCCCTTTAACTGAAATTGCCAATTTAAGTAAAGTGATGGCTTTCGATGTCGCAAAAATAGCGATGGCGCAGGGCTATGCTTTGCAAATCAGTGATGAAAAACTGCGTGAAAAAATTAAGAAAAACTTCTGGTTACCGCAATATCGAGACTATCGTCGCGTTTCAATTTAA
- the fldA gene encoding flavodoxin FldA, producing the protein MASVGMFFGSDTGNTEAVAKMIQKQLGKNLVDVYDIAKATTKEIAEFDLLLLGIPTWYYGEAQCDWDDFFPDLEKIDFNDKLVAIFGCGDQEDYAEYFLDAMGTLKDIIEPRGAIIVGHWPIASYEFEASKALVSDTHFVGLGIDEDRQPELTDERVTGWVNQIKEEMCLSELA; encoded by the coding sequence ATGGCTAGCGTAGGAATGTTTTTTGGAAGCGACACTGGTAATACTGAAGCCGTCGCAAAAATGATCCAAAAGCAACTTGGCAAAAATCTAGTTGATGTTTATGACATTGCCAAAGCAACGACTAAAGAAATTGCTGAATTTGACTTATTATTACTGGGTATTCCAACTTGGTATTACGGTGAAGCGCAATGTGACTGGGATGACTTTTTCCCAGACCTAGAAAAAATCGATTTTAACGACAAATTAGTCGCTATTTTCGGCTGTGGTGATCAAGAAGATTACGCAGAGTACTTCCTTGACGCGATGGGTACTTTAAAAGACATTATCGAACCTCGCGGCGCGATAATTGTTGGTCACTGGCCAATCGCCAGTTATGAGTTTGAAGCCTCAAAAGCATTAGTTAGCGATACTCACTTTGTTGGACTTGGCATTGATGAAGATCGCCAACCTGAACTAACCGATGAGCGTGTTACCGGTTGGGTTAATCAAATTAAAGAAGAGATGTGCCTAAGCGAACTTGCTTAA
- a CDS encoding deoxyguanosinetriphosphate triphosphohydrolase family protein produces MSAIWDQRKSTAPTLRQQDHRTIYQRDRARILHSAAFRRLQAKTQVVGIGQSDFYRTRLTHSLEVAQIGAGINAQLRLKYPHLATALKDDMLVEALGLAHDIGHPAFGHGGEIALNFMMRHHGGFEGNGQTFRILTRLEPYTEHHGMNLSRRTLLGVLKYPVLHDQVVGQYNDTNINNFRQLKAHNWLPPKALFDVDSSNLDWVLAPLSTHDRELFTQTMPGAGIHLSSCHKSLDCSIMELADDIAYSVHDLEDAIVMATVNLNQWQQDVVSQIDSLADNWISQHIHDITKQLFGPEQFKRKDAIGQLVNALITAIEITELPQFEQPLLRYNAKLKPTYAKVLEILKQFVQQRVINKPEFQAMEYKGQQIVMELFEAFASDPYRLLPDNTKQRWKNAQDKKDQVQMRIIADYISGMTDEFAAKLYHNLFTPKGHSLF; encoded by the coding sequence ATATCAGCCATTTGGGACCAGCGAAAATCTACGGCGCCAACGCTGCGCCAGCAAGATCACCGCACTATTTATCAACGTGACCGCGCACGAATTTTGCATTCCGCCGCCTTTCGACGCTTGCAGGCAAAAACTCAGGTTGTTGGCATTGGCCAAAGTGATTTTTATCGGACCCGACTAACCCATTCGCTCGAAGTCGCGCAAATAGGCGCTGGTATCAACGCCCAACTCCGATTAAAATATCCACACTTAGCCACCGCATTGAAAGACGACATGCTCGTTGAAGCGCTGGGCCTCGCACACGACATTGGTCATCCGGCTTTTGGCCATGGTGGCGAAATAGCGCTTAATTTTATGATGCGCCACCACGGCGGTTTTGAAGGCAATGGTCAAACTTTCCGGATTTTAACGCGGCTGGAGCCTTATACCGAACACCATGGCATGAATTTGTCGCGCCGTACCTTACTGGGAGTCTTAAAATACCCGGTATTGCACGACCAAGTTGTAGGCCAATACAATGACACAAACATCAATAATTTCAGACAACTAAAAGCACATAACTGGTTACCACCCAAGGCGCTATTCGATGTCGACAGTTCAAATTTAGATTGGGTATTAGCCCCACTCAGCACCCACGACCGCGAACTTTTCACCCAGACAATGCCAGGTGCTGGCATTCACTTAAGCAGCTGTCATAAATCGCTCGACTGTTCAATTATGGAGCTGGCTGATGATATTGCCTATTCGGTGCATGATCTCGAAGATGCGATTGTGATGGCGACCGTTAATCTTAACCAGTGGCAACAAGATGTGGTCAGCCAAATTGACTCCTTAGCCGACAACTGGATTAGTCAGCACATTCATGACATTACCAAGCAGTTATTTGGCCCGGAGCAATTTAAACGTAAAGATGCAATTGGTCAGTTAGTCAATGCTTTAATTACCGCGATAGAAATAACCGAATTACCCCAATTTGAGCAGCCGTTACTGCGATATAATGCCAAATTAAAGCCAACTTATGCCAAAGTACTCGAGATATTGAAGCAGTTTGTGCAGCAGCGCGTGATTAACAAACCAGAATTTCAAGCGATGGAATATAAAGGCCAACAAATTGTGATGGAGTTATTTGAAGCCTTCGCCTCTGATCCATACCGCTTATTACCTGATAATACTAAGCAGCGTTGGAAAAATGCTCAAGATAAAAAAGATCAGGTGCAAATGCGAATTATCGCCGATTATATTTCAGGCATGACCGACGAATTTGCCGCCAAACTTTACCATAATCTGTTTACCCCAAAAGGTCATAGCTTATTTTAA
- the fur gene encoding ferric iron uptake transcriptional regulator, producing the protein MTDENLALRKAGLKVTLPRIKILEILQLPQNQHISAEELYKILLEKDEEIGLATVYRVLNQFDDAGIVSRHHFDSGKSVFELSSKHHHDHLVCLNCGKVIEFHDEMIETRQREIAEANGIKLTNHSLYLYGEPEDGVCKH; encoded by the coding sequence ATGACCGATGAAAACCTAGCACTGAGAAAAGCGGGCTTAAAAGTTACTTTACCGCGCATTAAAATTTTAGAGATTTTACAGTTGCCACAAAACCAACATATTAGCGCCGAAGAGCTCTACAAGATCTTATTAGAAAAAGACGAAGAAATTGGTTTAGCCACGGTATATCGAGTTCTGAACCAGTTTGATGATGCTGGCATTGTTTCACGCCATCATTTCGACAGTGGCAAGTCGGTATTTGAACTAAGTTCAAAGCATCACCATGACCATCTAGTTTGTTTAAACTGTGGCAAAGTGATTGAGTTTCATGACGAAATGATTGAAACACGCCAACGCGAAATCGCCGAAGCTAATGGTATTAAACTAACCAACCACAGTCTTTACCTATATGGTGAGCCTGAAGATGGTGTGTGTAAGCACTAA
- a CDS encoding alpha/beta fold hydrolase: protein MLLNYKIEGNGEPVVLIHGLFGALDNLGALARYLSQSFQVISVDLVNHGLSKHQSETNYSSMASDVIALLDSLSLDQVSVVGHSMGGKVAMELALAYSNRIAALVVADIAPVSYSNRHGLVFKGLKSVDLINLKNRKQAQQVLEQAGIETGVSLFLLKNLVKTASGFGWRFNLDAIEQAYPAIIGSLPSKGQYQGPTLFIKGELSDYITAEHRPEIMKYFPAATAKIIQGTSHWLHAEKPSAFNKIVLNFIEKYHNN from the coding sequence ATGTTATTAAATTATAAAATTGAGGGGAATGGCGAGCCAGTCGTTCTTATTCATGGTCTGTTTGGCGCCCTTGATAACTTAGGCGCACTCGCCCGTTATCTTAGCCAGAGTTTTCAGGTAATCAGCGTTGATCTGGTTAATCACGGTTTATCTAAACATCAATCCGAGACGAACTACAGCTCAATGGCGAGCGATGTTATCGCGTTGCTCGACTCACTATCGCTTGATCAAGTGAGCGTAGTAGGTCATTCGATGGGCGGCAAAGTAGCCATGGAACTGGCGCTCGCTTATTCAAACAGAATAGCCGCATTAGTGGTTGCCGACATCGCTCCTGTCAGCTACAGCAATCGTCATGGCTTGGTCTTTAAAGGTTTAAAATCGGTCGACCTAATCAACCTGAAAAATAGAAAACAAGCGCAGCAAGTCCTTGAGCAAGCAGGCATAGAAACGGGAGTCAGTTTGTTTTTACTTAAAAACTTAGTAAAAACAGCCAGCGGCTTTGGTTGGCGCTTTAACCTCGACGCAATAGAGCAAGCTTACCCAGCTATTATTGGTAGCTTACCGAGCAAAGGGCAATATCAAGGGCCAACTCTGTTTATTAAAGGTGAGCTTTCGGACTATATAACTGCCGAACATCGTCCTGAAATCATGAAATATTTCCCCGCGGCAACGGCAAAAATAATTCAAGGGACCAGTCACTGGTTACATGCTGAAAAACCGAGCGCTTTCAATAAAATAGTGTTAAATTTTATCGAAAAATATCATAATAATTGA
- a CDS encoding SEC-C domain-containing protein, which translates to MNQQCPCGSLVPYISCCHPLHSGARLAGDAKLLMKSRYCAFAKLAVDYLVATHSPPTRDTISKVDIGQWAKSCQWLALEVINFSQTATTAQVEFVAWYKENDKVQCLHDLSHFTLEPVDPLLTAISDQPMLKTHAWYYHSSTPPKVPRTVPKRNDACICGSGKKFKKCCDS; encoded by the coding sequence ATGAATCAACAATGCCCCTGTGGCTCTTTGGTGCCCTACATAAGTTGCTGTCACCCCCTGCATAGCGGTGCGCGCCTTGCTGGCGATGCCAAACTATTAATGAAAAGCCGTTATTGTGCTTTTGCCAAACTGGCGGTTGACTATTTAGTCGCTACTCATTCTCCACCAACTCGCGACACGATTTCTAAAGTCGATATTGGGCAATGGGCTAAAAGTTGTCAGTGGTTAGCGCTAGAAGTAATAAATTTCAGTCAAACGGCAACCACAGCACAAGTCGAGTTTGTCGCTTGGTATAAAGAAAATGACAAGGTGCAATGCCTGCATGATCTGTCACACTTTACTTTAGAACCTGTCGATCCGCTGTTAACCGCGATTAGCGATCAGCCGATGCTAAAAACTCACGCTTGGTATTACCACAGTTCAACGCCGCCTAAAGTTCCGCGCACTGTGCCTAAACGCAATGATGCCTGTATTTGTGGTAGCGGTAAGAAATTCAAGAAATGTTGTGATAGTTAA
- the seqA gene encoding replication initiation negative regulator SeqA has translation MKFIEVEDDLYRYIASQTESIGESASAILRRLLGLPPVGEIKLESALNANVAKASTIMTANIVAENIVASKKMVASMIASPVVAAIKDQLSEVKQELTQESAVVSADFSDLVQHSQVQEQKASIGRFLMILSLLYGQQPQQFANVLKVSGRDRVYFAKDQQTLLASGASSKPKQIANTPYWVVTNSNNGMKCRILKKALLAMACPNDIADQIIEQI, from the coding sequence ATGAAATTTATTGAAGTTGAAGATGACTTGTATCGTTATATTGCGAGCCAGACCGAATCTATCGGTGAAAGTGCATCAGCAATTTTACGGCGTTTACTTGGATTGCCTCCGGTCGGTGAAATTAAACTAGAATCGGCACTTAATGCCAACGTTGCTAAAGCATCAACCATAATGACTGCCAATATAGTGGCTGAAAATATTGTGGCATCAAAAAAAATGGTCGCGAGCATGATTGCCTCGCCAGTTGTAGCGGCGATTAAAGATCAATTATCTGAGGTGAAACAAGAATTAACCCAGGAATCTGCAGTCGTTAGCGCTGATTTTTCTGATTTAGTTCAGCATTCACAAGTGCAAGAGCAGAAAGCCTCTATCGGGCGATTTTTAATGATCTTGAGCTTGTTATACGGTCAACAACCGCAACAATTTGCCAATGTGCTGAAGGTTAGTGGACGAGACAGAGTGTACTTTGCTAAAGATCAGCAGACACTATTAGCCAGTGGTGCTAGCTCTAAGCCGAAACAAATCGCTAATACCCCTTATTGGGTGGTCACCAATTCCAATAATGGCATGAAATGTCGCATTCTAAAGAAAGCCTTGTTAGCGATGGCTTGTCCGAATGATATCGCCGACCAGATAATTGAACAAATCTAA
- a CDS encoding pyridoxal phosphate-dependent aminotransferase, producing MINKSNKLDNVCYDIRGPVHEEAQRLEEEGHRILKLNIGNPAPFGFEAPDEIVRDVIHNLPQAQGYCESKGLFSARKAVFHHYQQIIHGIDVDDIFIGNGVSELIQIATMALLNNDDEVLIPAPDYPLWTASVHLAGGKAVHYRCDEQADWFPDIDDIKSKISSKTKALVIINPNNPTGAVYSKELLLELLAIAREHNLVVFSDEIYDKILYDEAQHVHTASLADDLLILTFNGLSKSYRIAGFRSGWLVVSGAKYKAKSYVSGLNMLASMRLCANVPCQHAIQTALGGYQSINELILPGGRLLEQRDAAWEALNAIDGVSCVKPKGAMYMFPKLDVKKFNIVDDQKLVFDLLKSEKILLVHGTAFNWPEPDHVRIVTLPHAHDLTNAIERFGRFLDNYSQ from the coding sequence GTGATTAACAAGTCGAACAAATTAGATAATGTCTGTTATGACATTCGCGGTCCGGTACATGAAGAAGCACAACGACTTGAAGAAGAAGGTCACCGTATTCTTAAGCTAAATATTGGCAACCCTGCCCCGTTTGGCTTTGAAGCTCCTGACGAAATTGTTCGCGATGTAATTCACAATTTACCCCAGGCTCAAGGCTATTGTGAGTCAAAAGGGCTGTTTTCAGCAAGAAAGGCGGTGTTTCATCACTATCAGCAGATTATACATGGCATTGATGTTGACGATATTTTTATTGGCAACGGCGTATCTGAGCTGATTCAAATTGCGACTATGGCTTTGTTAAACAATGACGACGAAGTACTCATTCCTGCGCCTGATTATCCGTTGTGGACCGCTTCAGTTCATTTGGCTGGCGGCAAAGCGGTGCATTATCGCTGTGATGAACAAGCTGATTGGTTCCCCGACATTGATGACATCAAAAGTAAAATTAGCAGCAAAACTAAAGCGCTGGTCATTATAAACCCTAATAATCCGACCGGTGCGGTCTACTCCAAAGAACTGTTACTAGAATTGTTAGCCATTGCGCGTGAACACAACTTAGTGGTCTTTTCGGATGAAATTTACGACAAGATCCTTTATGACGAAGCGCAACATGTTCATACCGCATCGCTGGCCGATGACTTATTAATATTAACCTTTAATGGCCTGTCAAAATCGTACCGGATTGCTGGTTTTAGATCAGGTTGGCTTGTGGTCTCAGGCGCCAAATATAAAGCAAAAAGTTACGTCAGCGGCCTCAATATGTTGGCCTCAATGCGGTTGTGTGCCAACGTGCCTTGTCAGCATGCGATTCAAACAGCATTAGGGGGTTATCAAAGCATTAATGAGCTTATTCTGCCTGGTGGCCGCTTGTTAGAGCAACGCGATGCCGCATGGGAAGCACTTAATGCAATAGACGGGGTTAGCTGTGTTAAGCCTAAAGGCGCGATGTACATGTTCCCAAAACTTGACGTCAAGAAATTCAACATTGTTGACGATCAAAAGTTAGTGTTCGATTTACTTAAAAGTGAAAAGATTTTACTGGTACACGGCACGGCCTTTAACTGGCCAGAACCAGATCATGTCAGAATAGTTACCTTGCCTCATGCCCATGATTTAACCAATGCAATTGAGCGCTTTGGTAGATTCCTGGATAATTATTCACAATAA